TTTCCTTTTAGCTACAAAAAATGTGAATGCCGTTATTATTGCTTTTTTGTTATTTGTCATGGGATTACTTGCATTAATTAGCCGAACGGCGTTTACTTCAATGATTCCTGGGATTGCCGGCAGGGAGAACTTGTTAAAAGCACATACAAATATCGAAGCTGCTGATGCCATTGCAATTGTAATTGGTCCTGCATTGGGTGGAATATTATTAGCAAAAACAGGTTCAGTTTTAACATTGATTATATGTGCAACTTTATCTCTTTTATCTACTATGTTGGTTGCTATGATTCGCAATAAGGCAGATTTTAAGAAAGCAGAAAGGGAAGTTTCAAAGAAAAGTAAATTCCATACTTTTTTAGAAAGAACATTAGAAGGTTTGCAGATTTTGATAGCTAATCCACAACAATTGATTAGCACATTAGCAATGTGTATATTAGGATTTACAACAGTATATATTACATTAACTACTATATTTTATGCACAAATAACCATGGAACTATCAGAGGAACGAATTGGGATCTTATTATCAAGTGCAGGTGTGGGTAATATTGCAGGTATCTTATTGATAAATAAATGTAAAAATAAAAATTGGGTTACACTGATTTGTATTTTAATGATTATTTCTGGAATAGGTATATTAATGATGACCGTTGCAAATGCGTTTATCATGATGTGTTTAGGAATGGCCATTTTTGATTGCACGCTTTCCATGGCTTTTATTGTCCAAGGCGCTGTCCATCAGGGGATTACGCCAGATGAATTTTTAACAAGAGTTAGAAGCTCCACCTATGTTATAGGAGGGCTGATAACAATGGCTGGTACTTTTTTGGCAGGCGCTATCCCTGAATTATTTACTGGTAAAATGGCATTAATCATTGGGACTTTGATTCTTTTGATTCCAGCATTTATCATCCTGCGTTTCGGAAAATATGGTGTAAAATTAAGCAAGATAGAGCCAATTCACCAGAATAAGATAGTATGAATGAAATAGCCTGCAAAAGTGATTGATGAATATATTGTTTTATCAAGACCTTTAGCAGGCTTTGAGGAGGAATATCATGACATCCGTAAAAGTATATCACTATGATGCATTTAGTAAAGAGCCTGGCAAAGGAAACCCGGCCGGAGTAGTTCTAAATGGAGATGAACTGACAGAGGAGCAAATGCAGGAAACGGCTTCCCAGGTAGGATTTAATGAAACAGCATTTCCGGTTAGATCAGAAGTAGCGGATGTTGGCATCCGTTTTTTCACACCTGGGCATGAAATGAATTTATGTGGACACGCAACCATGGCAACAGTGTATGCGTTAAAAACAAAGGGTTTATTAGGTGAAAAAACAGCATTAACGATTGAAACAAGAGCAGGGATTTTACCTGTAAAGCTACATTCCACTGCTGAAAACGAAATCACGATAACAATGAATCAGGCAGCACCGAAATTTGAAGCATTCCATGGTTCTAAAAAGCATTTAGCTCACTCGATGGGGATAGAGGAAGAGGATATACATGATAACTTACCTATTTTATATGGAAGCACAGGTACGTGGACGTTGTTAATTCCTATTAACAATTTAGAAGCTTTTCATAGAATGAATCCAAATAATAAGGACTTCCCTGCAATTTTAAAGGAAATGCCTACATCATCTGTTCATCCATTTTGTATCGAAACGTATAATGCAGAAGCTGATATGCATGCCCGACATTTTTCCTCTCCATATTCAGGGACTTTGGAGGATGCCGTAACAGGAACAGCTTCAGGAGTAATGGGTGCTTACTATGCTGAGTACATAAGGAAAGACAAGAAAGATGTTATGAAACTAGTGGTAGAACAAGGGAAGGAAATTGGAAAAGATGGCAGGGTAGGCGTCCGAATTTCTAGAAGTAATGCGTCCTATGATGTCCAAGTTAGGGGAAATGCTGTGTTTGTGGAAGATTTTGATATAATGTTAGAAAATTAGAAATTTGTGAAAAAGAAACTAAATGAATCTGTTAGGAATTGATAGTGTTAAAGGAGAAATATGATGCAAATGATATCGTCTGAACAATTATCAGAAGACAAGATTTATGACTTTTTTAATAAACAATGGGGAAGTCCGAAAATGGTTATTTCCAGTGGCATTTTTGATTGTACGAAATTAGAAGGATTTGCCATGTTAAATTACGGACAGAGCAATCATTGGCTATATTACATTTATTATTTCTGATAATGAGTGTGAAATTATTTCTTTAGATAGTTTAGAGGAAGGCAAAGGTATTGGGACAGCCTTAGTTCAAAAAGTAGAAGGTGCTGCAAAAGAGAAACACTGTCAAAATGTGAAACTGATAACGACAAATGATAATGTGCATGCATTAGGTTTTTATCAGAAGCGAGGATATGGGTTAGCAGCTTTGTTTCAAGGAGCTATTGAAAAAGCTAGAGAATGGAAGCCGGAAATCCCGCAAGTAGGAAATGGCGGGATTCCGATTCGTGATGAAATCCTTCTTTCTAAAAGATTGTAAAGCGATAGGTAAGTTGGGAAAATACCTCTTGCATACGATGAATATCATGAATATCAAGGAGTGATTATTTTGATGAAAACCATGGATAATAGAGGAGAAGCACATGAGTAGATGCTAATTATGGTTGCATTATTATTCCTGATTACTTTCAAGAAAATAAAAAAGATAGAGAGATATAAAGCGAAACTTCCTTCAGTGGGAGCTCTTTTATTCTCACTGAAGGTAAGTTGAACGAATCGGACCGTTACTGGCTGTTGGATCTCCCGCGTAGAATTTTTCGGTTCTTCTCCATTCTTGAAGTGGGAGTCTTAAAGCCAGTTACACTGCAATAAAAATAAATTAAAAGGAACTTTCATTGCATATTAGAGAGGGAAGACGAATGATTTTAGATTTAAAAGGTTCTTCTAAAATGGACCCTGTTGTAAGTATGCTTTATGCAGCTCTCGAAAGTAATTATCATCGGTTAAAATTCAACTTCGTAAATGGTTTAAAGAAGAGGGAGTTAATAAATGGAATGGAGGAGACCGATGCATTTAGGATTAAAAAGAAATGAAGTCAAGTTAGTTCCTCATGATGAAGAATGGTCAGCTGAATTTGTATGCATACAAGAACAAATCAAAAATGTTTTAAATGTAGATGAAGAAACTATTCAGCATATAGGAAGTACCGCCATTCAGGATATTAGCGCTAAGCCTGTGATCGATATTCTATTAGGAGTAGAAAACATCCACCAAGTAGAAGCGAAAACGTTTAAGGGGTTACAGACAATTGGATTTTATCGATTAAAAGTAGAAAGAGAAAATGAAATTATTTTAGCAAAATTTACAGACGGTACATTTCTTGAAAAAACACATTATATCCATATGACGGACATCAATGGAGTGAAGTGGAGAAATCTTCTGTATTTTAGGGATGCTTTAAATGCAGACGCTCCACTTAGACGGGAATATGAGCATTTGAAACAAGCTCTTATGACAAAGAAGGGCATGGAAATTATTAAATATACGGATGAAAAAGAAAGTTTTGTTAATAAGGTGCTTAGCATGAAAAAATAATTTCGTTTTCAAAACACTTCTTTGTAATATAAACGAAATATTGGAGCACACGGAATTAAAGTTTCCTCCAATAGTTGAAATGATGTATACTGCTTTTGATTTTTTGTACGGCAGACGATATCTTGATATAAATGAGCCCGTTAGTCAGGAGGAAATCATATTGAAGAAGGTCATTACATTACCTGAAAAATTCAATTTTCATGCTACTGCTACAGATCATGGGTGGTATTTATTATCGCCTTTTTATCATAATAAGGATGAAAATACGCTGAGCAGAGTGGAAAAATTAGCGACTGGTAAAATCGTTCTGCTTCATATCAAACAAGATCAAGATACATTGATTATAGAAATAGGGGATAAGAAAACGTTAACGAGAAAAGAAAGTGAAGAGGTTATTCGCAAAGTGAACTGGATGTTCCGTTTAGATGAAGACTTTAGTACTTTTTATAAAATGTGTAGCGCTGACCAGGATATGCAGGAAATCGTAACAGAGAATAGAGGAAGACTATTACGCTCCCCGAGCATCTTTGAAGATATTGTAAAGACCATTCTTACCACAAATACGACTTGGAGCCGGACCATGGCAATGACAACAAATTTTGTGACTCTTTTAGGAGACAGATATTCGGAAGCTTCGGAACTATTTACGTTTCCTGAACCGGAGGCTGTTTTGAAAAAGGAAAAGTCTTTTTTAAACCAAGACGTAAAATTAGGATATAGAAGTGATTATATTCATGAACTCGCATTTCAGTTATGCAATGATGCGTATGATTTAGAGGAGCTCGCAAATCCGGAAATGCCAACCGAAGATGTCGTTCATAAACTGAAAGAGATTAGAGGGGTCGGACCTTATGCGCTTAGTATTATTTTAATGTTGTTAGGACGGTATGATTATTTACCTGTAGATAGCGAATTTAAAAAGCATGTAAAGCATAAATATTTCGCTGGGGAACTTCCTCCCCAATCGCAATTACAACAGTTATATAAAGAATGGGGAGCGTTTAAATTCTTGGCTTATTGGTTTGATCGTTAATATGAATATGTTTGGATCTAATGGTCGGGAAGGAATGACCAAATATTAAATACTGGTTGGTTAAATAACAAGCCATTTGTCATCTAAACAGACAAATGGCTTGTGGCATATTATAAGAATTTCTCTGTACTTACAAGGATAATACAAATACATAACACGTCGATTGCTTTTTCCACTTCTTCCAGCGAAGGGAAAGAAGGTGCTATGCGAATATTTCTATCTCTCGGATCCTTTCCATATGGGAATGCTGCTCCGGCACCTGTTAAAGTGACGCCAGCTTCTTTGGCAAGACTGATTACTTCAGAAGCACAATTATCCATTGTATTCAAGCTGATAAAATAGCCCCCGTCAGGTTCTGTCCATGTTGCAATATCATGGGCGTCCAGTTTGGAATGAAGTATTTCTATGACCGTATCGAATTTAGGCTTCATAATTTCGGCATGCTTTTTCATGTGTTCCAACATATTGTCATAGTTCTTGAAAAAGCGGACGTGACGCAACTGGTTTACTTTGTCAGGACCGATTGTCTGTACACTTAATTGTTGTTTAATAAAGTTGATATTTTCTTTGCTTGCTGCCACTACAGCGACACCGGATCCCGGGAAAGTCATTTTGGAAGTGGATGCAAACATAAACACTCTGTCTGGATTGCCATGTTTCTTACATGCTTCCAAAATATTTTTTAATCTTGGAGGTTGATCTGTAAGATTATGAATGGCATAAGCGTTATCCCAGAATATTTTAAAATCCGTGGCTTTCGTTTCCATTTTTGCTAAACGCTCTACGACATCGTCACTGTAAGTGATACCTTCAGGGTTACTGTATTTTGGGACGCTCCACATTCCTTTGATGGACGCATCGTTCCGAACGAGTTCTTCCACTTTGTCCATATCCGGACCGTCTTCCAACATATCCACAGAAATCATTTCAATATCGTATTGCTCACAGATTGTAAAATGTCTGTCGTAACCAGGAACAGGACAGATAAATTTCACTTTATCTTCTGTATTCCAAGGCGTTTCACTATCGATCACACCTTTAATTAATGCTTTTGAAATAAGGTCATGCATGATGTTCAGGCTTGCATTGCCTCCGATGAGAATCTCTTCTGTATCAACTTCCAGCAGTTTTTTGAACAATGCTTTTGCTTCTGGTATACCATCTACCATTCCATAATTTAGAATCGAATAGTTATCGCCAATATTTTCAGAATTGACGCTGTCTAACAGCCCCAATGATAATTCTAGTTGTTCAGCACTTGGTTTTCCTCTAGCCATATTTAATGATAGATTTTGTTGCTTAATCGCATCAAATTCTTTCTTTGTTTTATCATGAAGATTCTGCAGACTGGAATAATCCAGCTGTTGTAACGTGCTCATCTTATCCCTCCGACATAGTTAACTTGATTTTTTCTCTTGTTAATTATTTTATTTCATTCATTTAGAATTGCAAGGGAAAACATGATAAGTTCACAAATCTATTTCATTGTATATCATTTTTTCTTTGATTTGTTGAATAATTGAAACATTTCTCCGTTGTTTTTCGTAAATAATGGTAACAACAATAAAAGGGAATGGTTATTTTATGAATGATTGGTGGGAAAAGAAGAAATCAAAAACAAGGAAGAGCAAAAAGCCAAAAGGGGATTATACTAAAACAGATTTTTTTCTAGATATTTTATTTTGGATTCCTGAAGTTATCATATTTCCGATTCGGATTCTTTTTTGGTTATTAAGAGGTTTGTTACGGTGGGTAATTGATGTAAATTAAAAGAGACAGAAGTATGAAACTAAAAATATATGTTTTAAAGGAGATTTAAAAGATGATCCATAATAAGACAATGATAGTAACTGGTGCAGCTTCTGGGATTGGTAAAGAAGTAGTTCTGCAATGCTTAGAAGAGGGGGCTTCTGTTATCGCATGTGATAGAAATAAAGAAGCTTTAGATAAGTTGCAACATATTACAGCTATCCCGGATAAATTATATACATATTCGTTAGACGTAAGCGACTATGCCGACGTTTCTGCTTTTTTTCAATATATTGATCAAGAATATTCGCGTTTAGACGGTTTAATTAATAATGCAGGTATTTATTTAGCGAAGAATATAGTTGACTATCAAGTTGATGAAATAGATAAGGTATTGGATGTGAATATTAAGGGAGCTATCTACTTTTCAACGTTTTTTGGAGAAAAATTACTTCAAGAGCAAGACCAAGGAGTAATTGTCAATATGTCATCCGTTGCAGGTATGGAAGGAAGTTCAGATGCTATTTATGGAACCTCAAAGGCTGCTATTCTGGGATTAACGAAAAGTTGTGCAATGAATTTTTCTCCGTACGTTCGAGTGAATGCTGTTGCTCCCACAATGGTTGATACATCGATGATGGAAGTCATCCCTTCGTGGAGAAAAGATGACTATTTACATAATGAATTGATTCATACGCCTGTAACTGCAAAGGACGTTGCTGAAACAGTCATGTTTTTATTATCTGATAAGTCCAAACATTATACATGATCCACCTTTGATATAAATAATGGGGGCTATTTGAGATAAGAGACAAAAGAAAGAAGCAAAAATAAATAAAAAGAAGAGAACATTGTGCAAGAAGCATAATTGCATGGAAGGCTTTACGAAGTAGGCATGAGGATATTGTATATAGATCCGATTAGATATATTTTGAAAACTTCAATGAAGACTTGAAAAAGACAGGAGGAAGATCAAATGGAAATAGAAATATCAGGTTTAGGATTTGGTTTTGTTGTATTAGCTATTGGATTAGCAGTGATGGGGTATTTTATTGGAAAAGGATTGCAAAATTTTGGCCGTCCGGAAGCTAACAAAGAATACCATACCTTCATCAGAGAGAGTGATTTGGAATTTTACGTTAACCTCGATAAAGAAGAATTGGAAGAATTATTAAGCAAGTATCCGGATGCTCCTAAAGTAGAGTTAAATGGAACAACCTATTATCCATATGCCCAATTTTTGGAGTGGATTTCCTCTAAAGAAATGTACAGATAATAATAGGTTTGGATTTAATAAATTTACATCGTTATAAATGCATTTCAAATAAAAATGGTTTAGACAGGTGATACATATGATGAAAATTTGGTGGATGACAAGTATTAGTTGGTTACTATTATTTATAGTGGCAGCCATTGTTATTGGCGTTCGAAATGTAGATGGAACTGGAGTAGTACAGACTCCGGAATTAAGACTGTTTGCATTTATTGTTTTAGGCGGTTTTTTTGTCGTTGTATTGATAGGACAATTGGTATTTTTGTATTTTGCGAGGAAGAGAAAGCATGATTAGCCAGTGGGGGAGAGAATAAATTAGTTGTTGTGCATTACTAACTGCTTCATTTTTGATAAAATTTGAAGTGGGAGCTTTTCCGTTTCGTGACTCAGGCAACCTTTAAAGTTACAACTTCATTGAAATATAACATCTTTCAATTATTTCAGGAAGCTACCAATGTTTTTTTATGTTACAATTAGTACCAAGTAATAATACTAACTTCTAGTTATATTGGAGGGGTTTGATGATAGGAACAAGAGTTACTGCGATTGGAAGCTATGTACCGGAGAAAAAACTAACTAATTATGATCTTGAAGAAATGGTTGAGACAACAAATGATTGGATTGTTCAGAGGACAGGTATTCATGAACGAAGAATAGCACGTTCTGATGAATTCACGAGTGATTTATGCGTTTCTGCTGTAAAAGATTTAATGCACAGATATAATAAAACCGTAGAAGATGTCGATATGATTATGGTAGCAACAAGTACACCAGATTTTCCTTTTCCATCCGTTGCCAGTATCATACAGAATCGTTTGAACATCACGCAGGCTGGAGCAATCGATTTGAGTGCAGCATGTGCAGGATTTGTTTATGGGCTACATACTGCGCATAGTTTCATTCAATCCGGTCTTCATCAAAAAGTGCTTGTGATTGGAGTAGATACACTGTCAAAAATAACAGACTACACAGATAGAAGCACTTGTATTCTATTTGGGGATGCTGCCGGGGCCGTTTTAGTAGAAAAAGAAGAAGAGTCCACTGATTTTATCGGATCTCATTTGGGCAGTGATGGAAGTGCCGCACAGCATGTCTATCAAACGAGCCTAGCGAATAAGGTAAATGATGTAGAACTAGTGGATACGCAATATCTTGTCCAAAATGGAAGAGAAGTTTTCAAGTGGGTGGTAAGAAATGTACCGAAAAGTGTTCGTCACCTTTTGGAAAAAGCAGAAACCAGCATGGACGAAGTGGATTGGTTTATTCCGCATAGTGCGAATCTGAGATTGATTGAACCGATTTGTGAAAAAATTGGACATCCAATTGAAAAAACCCTTTATAGTCTTGAAAAGTTTGGAAATACTTCCGCGGCAACGATTCCTTTAGCGCTGGATCTTGGAATCCGGGAAGGAAAAGTTCACAATGGAGATCAGGTGCTTATGTATGGGTTTGGTTCTGGATTAGTGCATGCAGGGCAGCTATTAAAGATACATTTTGATGAACAAGTCAATACACCTGCACCACTGTAAGTTCATTATTGCAGGAAAAAAGAGAAGGATTTTTGTGATGAAGTCATCTGCAAAAATCCTTTTTGTATGTACATTTATTGAAAGGTGTCACCTTTTTTATGTTTCTCAAGACTGTATTTTGTACAATGACGCAGTGAAAATAGTCTAAGAAGAATAATGCCAAATGGCAGTATATCTATGAAGTTCATTTTTATAATCTATTACATATCGTAATTCGTATTTCTTTAAATCGAATATTTTAGTAACCATTTCCAATTATAGATATGAATGGGAATTGTGATAAAAAACACAATCGTCGACAAAACAAAATGAATCATGTAAGATAGTTTCTATTGTAATTTGTTGTATGAAAGAAGGTGACCACTCGAAAGTGCAATCATTTAATAAAACACCCATCATTATTGTACTTCTTATAGGTGGGTTTATTTCAATTTTAAACCAGACAACGATGATTACCGCAATTCCACCGATTATGGAAGAAATGAATGTGAGTGCTAATACTGGGCAATGGCTGACAACAGTTTTTATGCTTGTTAACGGCGTGATGATACCTGTTACGGCGTTTTTAATGGAACGATTCACGACAAGGCAGCTATTTATTACTGCGATGACTGTGTTTGCTGTCGGTACAGCTTTTTCTGCCCTTGCCCCTAACTTTGAGATGTTGCTTTTGGGCAGGACCATTCAATCTAGTGGAGCGGGCGTCATCATGCCGTTGATGCAGACTGTATTTTTATTACTTTTCCCTGTGCAAAACCGCGGGGTAGCGATGGGGCTCGTCGGGCTTGTGATTTCCTTTGCTCCGGCAATTGGACCTGCTTTGTCCGGATGGGTTATTACTACATTTTCTTGGCGTGCCGTATTTTTAATCATCCTTCCTATTGCAATCATTGTCATTTTGGTCGCTGCAAAAGTGATGAAAAACGTTACAGAATTGACGTATCCGAAAATGGATATTATATCGATTATTTTATCATCTTTCGGTTTTGGCGGATTTTTATATGGATTTACAAGTGCGGGCAACAATGGCTGGGGAAGTATGATTACCATTACCACGCTCGTTGTCGGCGTTGTAGCTCTGACAGGATTTATATTCAGACAGTTACGTATGAAGACGCCTATGCTGGAATTCAGGGTTTTTAAAAATCCTATCTTCACATTGTCAACGATTATTCCGATGATTGCGTTTATGGGACTGATTGGTACAGAAACTCTGGTCCCGCTCTATATGCAAAACGGGCGTAGTTTTACAGCGATGGAAGCAGGGATTGCGCTTCTTCCCGGCGCACTTGTGAATGGGATGATGTCTCCGATTACTGG
The nucleotide sequence above comes from Oceanobacillus timonensis. Encoded proteins:
- a CDS encoding DNA-3-methyladenine glycosylase family protein — encoded protein: MKKVITLPEKFNFHATATDHGWYLLSPFYHNKDENTLSRVEKLATGKIVLLHIKQDQDTLIIEIGDKKTLTRKESEEVIRKVNWMFRLDEDFSTFYKMCSADQDMQEIVTENRGRLLRSPSIFEDIVKTILTTNTTWSRTMAMTTNFVTLLGDRYSEASELFTFPEPEAVLKKEKSFLNQDVKLGYRSDYIHELAFQLCNDAYDLEELANPEMPTEDVVHKLKEIRGVGPYALSIILMLLGRYDYLPVDSEFKKHVKHKYFAGELPPQSQLQQLYKEWGAFKFLAYWFDR
- a CDS encoding MFS transporter, encoding MTLKPLLINRNFKYMWGSEFLSILNGRFRELVIPLIVLGLTSSPLVTALVALSQQVGTILFAIPIGTWVENKHKVRVAATCHFLYGLSIFTLAFLLATKNVNAVIIAFLLFVMGLLALISRTAFTSMIPGIAGRENLLKAHTNIEAADAIAIVIGPALGGILLAKTGSVLTLIICATLSLLSTMLVAMIRNKADFKKAEREVSKKSKFHTFLERTLEGLQILIANPQQLISTLAMCILGFTTVYITLTTIFYAQITMELSEERIGILLSSAGVGNIAGILLINKCKNKNWVTLICILMIISGIGILMMTVANAFIMMCLGMAIFDCTLSMAFIVQGAVHQGITPDEFLTRVRSSTYVIGGLITMAGTFLAGAIPELFTGKMALIIGTLILLIPAFIILRFGKYGVKLSKIEPIHQNKIV
- a CDS encoding SDR family NAD(P)-dependent oxidoreductase; its protein translation is MIHNKTMIVTGAASGIGKEVVLQCLEEGASVIACDRNKEALDKLQHITAIPDKLYTYSLDVSDYADVSAFFQYIDQEYSRLDGLINNAGIYLAKNIVDYQVDEIDKVLDVNIKGAIYFSTFFGEKLLQEQDQGVIVNMSSVAGMEGSSDAIYGTSKAAILGLTKSCAMNFSPYVRVNAVAPTMVDTSMMEVIPSWRKDDYLHNELIHTPVTAKDVAETVMFLLSDKSKHYT
- a CDS encoding GrpB family protein is translated as MHLGLKRNEVKLVPHDEEWSAEFVCIQEQIKNVLNVDEETIQHIGSTAIQDISAKPVIDILLGVENIHQVEAKTFKGLQTIGFYRLKVERENEIILAKFTDGTFLEKTHYIHMTDINGVKWRNLLYFRDALNADAPLRREYEHLKQALMTKKGMEIIKYTDEKESFVNKVLSMKK
- a CDS encoding MDR family MFS transporter, with the translated sequence MKEGDHSKVQSFNKTPIIIVLLIGGFISILNQTTMITAIPPIMEEMNVSANTGQWLTTVFMLVNGVMIPVTAFLMERFTTRQLFITAMTVFAVGTAFSALAPNFEMLLLGRTIQSSGAGVIMPLMQTVFLLLFPVQNRGVAMGLVGLVISFAPAIGPALSGWVITTFSWRAVFLIILPIAIIVILVAAKVMKNVTELTYPKMDIISIILSSFGFGGFLYGFTSAGNNGWGSMITITTLVVGVVALTGFIFRQLRMKTPMLEFRVFKNPIFTLSTIIPMIAFMGLIGTETLVPLYMQNGRSFTAMEAGIALLPGALVNGMMSPITGRIFDHFGAKWLSVIGLTIITVSTFFFSNLGPSTSMLMITILYAIRMFGLSMVMMPVTTAGLNQLPRELIPHGTAMTNTMRQVSASIGTAIVITVMTTTEISAEINPDIAYPMIHGVNVAFMVITVLSLVGIVLSFFIKKGHSPDQEESPVYREQK
- a CDS encoding DUF3923 family protein; the protein is MKIWWMTSISWLLLFIVAAIVIGVRNVDGTGVVQTPELRLFAFIVLGGFFVVVLIGQLVFLYFARKRKHD
- a CDS encoding DNA-binding protein, which codes for MEIEISGLGFGFVVLAIGLAVMGYFIGKGLQNFGRPEANKEYHTFIRESDLEFYVNLDKEELEELLSKYPDAPKVELNGTTYYPYAQFLEWISSKEMYR
- a CDS encoding aminotransferase class I/II-fold pyridoxal phosphate-dependent enzyme, whose translation is MSTLQQLDYSSLQNLHDKTKKEFDAIKQQNLSLNMARGKPSAEQLELSLGLLDSVNSENIGDNYSILNYGMVDGIPEAKALFKKLLEVDTEEILIGGNASLNIMHDLISKALIKGVIDSETPWNTEDKVKFICPVPGYDRHFTICEQYDIEMISVDMLEDGPDMDKVEELVRNDASIKGMWSVPKYSNPEGITYSDDVVERLAKMETKATDFKIFWDNAYAIHNLTDQPPRLKNILEACKKHGNPDRVFMFASTSKMTFPGSGVAVVAASKENINFIKQQLSVQTIGPDKVNQLRHVRFFKNYDNMLEHMKKHAEIMKPKFDTVIEILHSKLDAHDIATWTEPDGGYFISLNTMDNCASEVISLAKEAGVTLTGAGAAFPYGKDPRDRNIRIAPSFPSLEEVEKAIDVLCICIILVSTEKFL
- a CDS encoding PhzF family phenazine biosynthesis protein; the encoded protein is MTSVKVYHYDAFSKEPGKGNPAGVVLNGDELTEEQMQETASQVGFNETAFPVRSEVADVGIRFFTPGHEMNLCGHATMATVYALKTKGLLGEKTALTIETRAGILPVKLHSTAENEITITMNQAAPKFEAFHGSKKHLAHSMGIEEEDIHDNLPILYGSTGTWTLLIPINNLEAFHRMNPNNKDFPAILKEMPTSSVHPFCIETYNAEADMHARHFSSPYSGTLEDAVTGTASGVMGAYYAEYIRKDKKDVMKLVVEQGKEIGKDGRVGVRISRSNASYDVQVRGNAVFVEDFDIMLEN
- a CDS encoding ketoacyl-ACP synthase III, whose translation is MIGTRVTAIGSYVPEKKLTNYDLEEMVETTNDWIVQRTGIHERRIARSDEFTSDLCVSAVKDLMHRYNKTVEDVDMIMVATSTPDFPFPSVASIIQNRLNITQAGAIDLSAACAGFVYGLHTAHSFIQSGLHQKVLVIGVDTLSKITDYTDRSTCILFGDAAGAVLVEKEEESTDFIGSHLGSDGSAAQHVYQTSLANKVNDVELVDTQYLVQNGREVFKWVVRNVPKSVRHLLEKAETSMDEVDWFIPHSANLRLIEPICEKIGHPIEKTLYSLEKFGNTSAATIPLALDLGIREGKVHNGDQVLMYGFGSGLVHAGQLLKIHFDEQVNTPAPL